Proteins found in one Zea mays cultivar B73 chromosome 1, Zm-B73-REFERENCE-NAM-5.0, whole genome shotgun sequence genomic segment:
- the LOC542290 gene encoding glyceraldehyde phosphate dehydrogenase B1 — MATHAALAASRIPAGARLHSRAPASSRHGVQRLDFADFSGLRPGSCSVSAAAREASFSDVLGAQLVAKATGENAVRAPAEAKLKVAINGFGRIGRNFLRCWHGREDSPIDVVVVNDSGGVRNASHLLKYDSMLGTFKADVKIVDDTTISVDGKPITVVSSRDPLKLPWGELGIDIVIEGTGVFVDGPGAGKHIQAGAKKVIITAPAKGADIPTYVVGVNEGDYDHSVADIISNASCTTNCLAPFVKILDEEFGIVKGTMTTTHSYTGDQRLLDASHRDLRRARAAALNIVPTSTGAAKAVALVLPQLKGKLNGIALRVPTPNVSVVDLVINTVKTGITADDVNAAFRKAAAGPLQGILEVCDVPLVSVDFRCSDVSCTIDASLSMVMGDDMVKVVAWYDNEWGYSQRVVDLAHLVAAKWPGAAAAGSGDPLEDFCKDNPETDECKVYEA; from the exons ATGGCCACCCACGCAGCTCTCGCCGCCTCCCGCATCCCCGCCGGCGCCCGGCTGCACAgcagggcgccggcgtcgtccagGCACGGCGTGCAGAGGCTGGACTTCGCCGACTTCTCCGGGCTCAGGCCGGGGTCGTGCTCCGTGAGCGCTGCCGCGCGGGAGGCGTCCTTCTCCGACGTCCTTGGCGCGCAGCTCGTCGCCAAG GCCACCGGGGAGAACGCCGTGAGGGCGCCCgcagaggcgaagctgaaggtggCGATCAACGGCTTCGGCCGCATCGGCCGGAACTTCCTCCGGTGCTGGCACGGCCGCGAGGACTCGCCGATCGACGTCGTCGTCGTGAACGACAGCGGAGGCGTCAGGAAC GCGTCCCACCTCCTCAAGTACGACTCGATGCTCGGCACCTTCAAGGCCGACGTCAAGATCGTGGACGACACGACCATCAGCGTCGACGGCAAGCCCATCACGGTCGTCTCCAGCAGGGACCCGCTCAAGCTCCCATGGGGTGAGCTCGGCATTGACATCGTCATCGAG GGCACCGGAGTCTTCGTCGACGGCCCCGGCGCCGGCAAGCACATCCAGGCCGGCGCGAAGAAGGTGATCATCACGGCTCCCGCCAAGGGCGCCGACATCCCGACCTATGTCGTCGGCGTCAACGAGGGCGACTACGACCACAGCGTCGCCGACATCATCAGCAACGCGTCCTGCACGACCAACTGCCTCGCGCCATTCGTCAAGATCTTGGACGAGGAGTTCG GAATCGTGAAGGGGACCATGACGACGACGCACTCGTACACCGGCGACCAGAGGCTGCTGGACGCGTCCCACCGCGACCTCCGGcgggcccgcgcggcggcgctgaACATCGTGCCGACGAGCACGGGCGCCGCCAAGGCCGTGGCGCTGGTGCTGCCGCAGCTCAAGGGGAAGCTGAACGGCATCGCGCTGCGGGTGCCGACCCCGAACGTGTCCGTGGTGGACCTGGTGATCAACACCGTGAAGACTGGCATCACGGCCGACGACGTGAACGCGGCGTTCCGCAAGGCCGCCGCCGGCCCGCTGCAGGGCATCCTGGAGGTCTGCGACGTGCCGCTCGTGTCCGTCGACTTCAGGTGCTCCGACGTGTCCTGCACCATCGACGCGTCGCTCAGCATGGTCATGGGCGACGACATGGTCAAGGTCGTCGCCTGGTACGACAACGAGTGGGGGTACAG CCAACGCGTGGTTGATCTGGCGCACCTGGTGGCGGCCAAgtggcccggcgcggcggcggccggCAGCGGCGACCCTCTGGAGGACTTCTGCAAGGACAACCCCGAGACCGACGAGTGCAAGGTGTACGAAGCATGA